The genomic interval CAATCGACATGATTAAACACCTCCTTGAAAAATTGAGAATGTGACGTTCGATTTCGCAGTTTTTTCAAAGCCTCATGATGTCTGGATTTGGCTGTGCCAAGCGGGATTTGGAGCGTGCTGGCAATCTCTTCAAAGGAGCAATCCTGATAATAGCGAAGGACGATTATTTGTTTATGCTTGACAGACAAGCTGTTTACGAGCTGAAGTACTTGGTGTTTTTCTTCCTCTTCAACCGCTAATTCATCTGGCCTCTTCCATGGCTGTACGCCATACAATTGCTTATTGCGATTAACTAATCGTAAAAAACGCCAACCTTTTCGATTGTAATGATTAACCTGATTAATGATTAAGCCATTAAGCCAAGCTCGAAATGGTCTATTGTAGTCGTAGGCAGGCAAAGAAGAGAGCATAGCGATGTAAATCTCACTAACGATATCATTGACTTCGTTTTTGTTCGTGACCAAATAATAGACGGTACGATAGATATGATCAGCCGTTTTCTCATATACCAAGCGGAAAGCT from Paenibacillus sp. FSL K6-3182 carries:
- a CDS encoding sigma-70 family RNA polymerase sigma factor; amino-acid sequence: MKDSDIQPLLASLLDEDPEAFRLVYEKTADHIYRTVYYLVTNKNEVNDIVSEIYIAMLSSLPAYDYNRPFRAWLNGLIINQVNHYNRKGWRFLRLVNRNKQLYGVQPWKRPDELAVEEEEKHQVLQLVNSLSVKHKQIIVLRYYQDCSFEEIASTLQIPLGTAKSRHHEALKKLRNRTSHSQFFKEVFNHVD